The Polyodon spathula isolate WHYD16114869_AA chromosome 13, ASM1765450v1, whole genome shotgun sequence genome includes a region encoding these proteins:
- the LOC121325189 gene encoding C-type natriuretic peptide 1-like — MEQSSWRALYLSFLLFSPLAQIHCRALSGPELQLLSLLIEKYSERLTSDDLSEDMLGEHIESDSSRVSESSRVGVKEQQTWTEPLTTNKKAWIHFRGSLANKKWEPVGRLKKGWARGCFGLRLDRIGSISGLGC, encoded by the exons ATGGAGCAGTCCAGTTGGAGGGCTCTCTACCTCTCTTTCCTGCTGTTTTCGCCCCTCGCTCAAATTCACTGTAGAGCGCTGAGTGGACCCGAACTGCAG CTCCTGTCCCTCCTCATAGAGAAATACAGTGAACGCTTGACCTCTGACGACCTTTCCGAGGACATGTTGGGAGAGCACATAGAGAGTGACAGTTCAAGGGTCAGTGAGAGTTCAAGGGTCGGAGTCAAAGAGCAGCAGACGTGGACGGAGCCCCTCACAACCAATAAGAAGGCCTGGATCCACTTCAGGGGGTCTCTAGCCAATAAGAAATGGGAACCAGTGGGCAGGCTAAAAAAGGGCTGGGCCAGGGGCTGCTTTGGACTCAGGCTCGACCGGATTGGCTCGATCAGTGGGCTGGGCTGCTAG